A stretch of Episyrphus balteatus chromosome 2, idEpiBalt1.1, whole genome shotgun sequence DNA encodes these proteins:
- the LOC129908758 gene encoding protein mab-21-like yields the protein MLVPPDMMAAQTRMVYQMNKFCAERVQTRMLKICTSIREICKIVQDILKEVEVQEPRFISSLVECNGRFEGVEVISPNEFEIVLYLNQMGVFNFVDDGTLPGCAVLKLSDGRKRSMSLWVEFITASGYLSSRKIRSRFQTLVAQACDKSIYRGMVKMIADTSEVKLRIRDRYIVQITPSFKCSGIWPRSAAHWPLPGIPWPHPSLVAEVKTEGFDLLSKESIIMQGKNASMEGDAWVLSFFEAENRLLQGGCRKRCLSILKTLRDRHLDLPGNPINAYHLKNLLLYECEKHPREFEWDECCVADRINGIFLQLISCLQYRRCPHYFLPSLDMFKGKSPSSLENAAKQVWRLTREMLTNINAFDKL from the exons ATGCTTGTGCCACCGGATATGATGGCCGCCCAAACCCGGATGGTCTATCAAATGAATAAATTCTGCGCCGAACGAGTGCAAACGCGAATGCTCAAAATATGCACCTCCATTCGGGAGATATGCAAAATCGTTCAGGACATTCTCAAGGAAGTCGAAGTTCAGGAACCCCGATTCATATCAAGTTTGGTTGAATGCAATGGAAG ATTCGAAGGTGTCGAAGTGATCTCGCCTAACGAATTCGAAATCGTCCTCTATCTCAATCAGATGGGTGTCTTTAATTTCGTCGATGACGGAACACTTCCCGGATGTGCTGTATTAAAACTCAGTGATGGCCGCAAACGATCAATGTCCTTGTGGGTAGAATTCATAACAGCTTCCGGATATCTATCATCACGAAAAATCCGATCACGCTTTCAAACTTTAGTCGCTCAAGCCTGCGATAAGAGTATCTATCGTGGCATGGTCAAAATGATTGCGGACACAAGTGAAGTGAAGTTGCGAATACGCGATCGATACATTGTCCAGATAACGCCGTCTTTCAAGTGCTCCGGCATATGGCCAAGATCGGCAGCACATTGGCCATTGCCAGGGATCCCTTGGCCCCATCCAAGTCTTGTAGCTGAAGTGAAGACAGAAGGATTTGATTTACTTTCAAAGGAGAGCATCATTATGCAGGGCAAAAATGCTAGCATGGAAGGTGATGCTTGGGTGTTGAGCTTCTTCGAGGCTGAAAATCGGCTTTTACAAG gTGGATGTCGCAAAAGATGTTTAAGTATTCTGAAGACATTGCGCGATCGACATTTGGATTTGCCTGGCAATCCAATAAATGCTTATCATTTGAAGAATCTTTTGctgtacgagtgcgaaaaaCATCCGCGCGAATTCGAATGGGATGAGTGTTGTGTTGCAGATCGAATTAATGGGATATTTTTGCAATTAATCTCGTGTTTACAATATCGTAGATGTCCGCATTACTTTTTACCCAGTTTGGATATGTTTAAGGGCAAATCGCCAAGTTCACTTGAAAATGCTGCTAAACAGGTGTGGCGATTGACAAGGGAGATGTTGACAAATATAAATGCATTCGATAAGTTATAG